The Cydia splendana chromosome 2, ilCydSple1.2, whole genome shotgun sequence nucleotide sequence CACCCTCGTTTGCTCCAGTCGgctttaataatttaaaattcttTGTCCCCGAACCAAGCCCGACTCCACTTTTTCCAACAGCGTGCAAACATAGGAAAATAATCACACAGAAACCCATACACTTATTTCCTTGTTACTTATGCATACCTACATTGTTATCAGCGCTATGGTGTGCATGGTTTCTATTTATAGAATCATACTTGTGTAGATGACGGTCATTTTGTCTTCTTTAGAACTAAGTTACCTACTCTACATAGGACATAATGTATATTTTGATGCAAATGCCTCGCGAGCATCTAATTTTACGCGAGTTTTTCACCAGGGAAGAGTGAAAATGGCTCGAAGACTTGTCTGCCTGGTTATGctagcacattgttactggtgaattctcaatATAACCTGAGACCCCGGTGCAGTCAAGATAGAATATTCTAATATTCTTACGGCAGTAGATGTCGCTATGCGCCTGCCTACCTTAATTTAAAAACGAGTGAAATATTCGGTCCGCCCATAACTTGTCTCGGGCTAGCGCAATATTAGCTAGTATTAATCGGTTTACAGGTAATTGTTGATATTCTGTTTAACGACGTAATATTGTATAGTCATTTAAGACATCCGCCATTTTAAACAGCTCCATCAACTTAATCGTCtcatcgtttttagggttccgtacccaaagggtaaaacgggaccctattactaagacttcgctgtccgtccgtccgtccgtccgtctgtcaccaggctgtatctcacgaaccgtgatagctagacagttgaaattttcacagatgatgtatttctgttgccgctataacaacaaatactaaaaacagaataaaataaagatttaaatggggctcccatacaacaaacgtgatttttgaccaaagttaagcaacgtcgggagtggtcagtatttggatgggtgaccgttttgtttttgctttttttttgttttttttttttttgcattatggtacggaacccttcgtgcgcgagtccgactcgcacttgcccggtttttaattcGAAGTTTCCAGTATtaaaattgcatacctactGATCTTGTCGCGAATATTGAATCATTTTGCCTTAAACAAATTACATTCTGCGGGAACAAGGATATCATTCGAATACTGGTAAAGGTCACTTGGTTTGAGGAGACCGGTCAGCCTTGAGCGGCGTGGTTCACTTTCGTAGGTACTCGAACTTCGCATGGCCCTTGTGGCCTCATTTCTCAATGTTTGTTTTGTTATAACCTGCCGTGTCCCGCCATAATCGCGCCGTGGTGACAATTTTATTAAACTATGtagtagatagatagaatactctttattggcacacctcagtaaaaatatacaaaagaaaagaaacaattgattaaatgtagaggcagacaacaagcggtcttatcgctaaagtgcgatctcttccagacaaccgaCTACTACGTACTTACTTTACTACGTAGTACAgttaactgtaaaaatatgggtgtaaccaacttattaaaaaaaatatgtcccatagttcttaactcgctgacataagagcaatgatacatatttttgagatgatttgtgcacccatatttttacagttgactgtacttagTTTAATAGAAGAACAACAATTTTCACGTCACGATTTAAAGGACCAATTTGGATAAGACAGTTTTTTtggattattaattattattgataGGTACGGCGTAAGCATCGATAACCGTCGACGTCGCCGGCCGGGAATTAAACCCGGTcaatatttcaattttttttttgtaaattatatgaatccagtttttattgaattctaAAATCAGCCTTGTAACTCCTAAGAACAAATGTGACTCTCCACAGGAAAAGGTGCCTTATGAAGTTATGACGGCTGGCGtttacgtcgcatagcaccgcaatagtattggagttgcgttaataatagcgtaagcgccaaccgccataaggtaccttgaCCCGagggacgtcacaaatgtcaAATCTCGTAActataatttcatttttttcctCACTGCGCCATTTGGATGACACATCATGTTTATAAACATTGTAATCAAGCTTAACGAATCTTACGTTTGCAGCACCTCATTAGAACGTAATATAGTATAGATATGAGCGCCATTAGCGCGcacataggcatttagccggcggcggcgcgccggtcaaaatcggtcggcggcggcggcgaatcggcggcgtggccttgaaacacgtttgattaatgaaaaaagaaatcaaaacaaaattttaccgaaaatACATGTTTTTtctgtaagaaagttataacataagtgcatttttcaatttcaagcaaaatttattgaataaaggtacgatttttagggttccgtacccaaagggtaaaacgggaccctattactaagactccgcggtccgtccgtccgtccgtctgtcaccaggctgtatctcacgaaccgtgatagctagacagttgaaattttcacagatgatgtatttctgttgccgctataacaacaaatactaaaaagtacggaaccctcggtgggcgagtccgactcacacttgtccggtttttttaatatagtATAAACGATAGCGCGCAtcatcagaggcggtcttaatcttggcgaggccctggccggaagatctttccgtggcccttatcttttgtactaagtaaaaagtagcggattgactgtatcatggaaacgtctggtcgacagtccaaagagccgaagtgaggaaaatcaaacTCCGTCATgaaccaatatcgacccaacaaaccgattaatgtcaaaaaggccgagctccacctaacaccgaagacctgattccgacgccttcccatgaGAGGCTAGATGCTGAGTTGCAGGTAAGCttacagcttagaatcgaactccaagtgtgagcttggctgaaGGCCGAATGCGCGGAGCGCCGACTACGGCGCGCTTCTTCGCGAGGCCGAAGGACaagctgcaagagagcaaaGCTGGAATTGAActattggtccagtgtaagcaagtccgaaggccgataaagaccgaggccatagtgttaaagacctggagctttcctgcaggtgcatttgtacgaggccaaaggctgtgctgcagtggagctaagatcggagaagaaccaatgaccaagcattttaaaagcgaggcctaaagttaggctccaaacagggtcgaaaacttggaggttcagatagcggcttacttctatgcgagcgatgcgaggccaaagattgggctGCGAGGGAGCAacgcttgaaatttgaacaatggccaagcttgAATGAGACCCgattccgtttccgatgccttccgtgcgaagccaacggccacctttgggcgtgaaaacacttaatatctgaaattaacccccttttacacctttttaagACATTCAACCATGTTTGCAATGGTTAAATtagcggtgaatgacggatgagctagccagctggcaaaattagtcatttcgttgccctaacactagtaacgcggttaccaaacagaaaagtttgaatttaccatcgatatttttgaattatatggacctaaaataccttttaatgtctataagctattcagactggccccgttaaagatctaaactagataaaatatatattatctgattctgaaaatagtagtatctaacaaggtcacgccgatgccacgccgatagcgcagcgtcggcggcggcggcgcgaaaattttgtcggcggcggcggcgcgccggcgcggcgctcatatctaatatAGTATCATCGTAACGAAATCGTGACAGAATGTAAGTAGTTTAGCGGCCAGCTAAACATCTAGCATTCTGTGCTTTGAAATGccatattgaattgaattagtTTTATCGGATATAAATCATAAAATATTTGATTCGTTTTGCTTCTAAGATTATTTTTTCATGGTAACTTTTCAATCAATAAatcaattcatttatttcaagtcAAAATATATGTAGTATTGATTACAACTCTTAATCATATTTACATCCATTTAAAGTTTTTGGTAcctagttttaaaataaacgtttaaaaatatttgaatgttGATAATGCAGATATCATTTATTCATTACAATAATATGTATCAAAAATTGAATTATACTCAAACACACACAACTTGTccgtaaaaaaggcgcgaaattcaaaatttctaCGGGAAATCAACCCTTCGCgccaatttttagggttccgtacccaaagggtaaaaccgggaccctattactaagacttcgctgtccgtccgtccgtccgtccgtccgtctgtcaccaggctgtatctcacgaaccgtgatagctagacagttgaatttttcacagatgatgtatttctgttgccgctataacaacaaatactaaaaacagaataaaataaagatttaaatggggctcccatacaacaaacgtgatttttgaccaaagttaagcaacgtcgggagtggtcagtacttggatgggtgaccgttttttttttgcttttttttttcgttttttttttgcattatggtacggaacccttcgtgcgcgagtccgactcgcacttgcccggttttattttttaatttgctgcctttttctactgacaaagtggctgtgccagagtataacaatatttttaacgAATGCCTGAATAGTTATATGAAAAAGTTACTGAGACTGAAACCAGCAAGTCCCTAATTTTCGCCATTGCGCACTTTAATTGTAATTAATTTGACTTTGTTATAAAAGCTATAActcaattccaatctatttgtAATAAAACAAGGAGAgtaattattattacaaatactgattcatttatttaagatgtatttataataattaaggcAAAATATCACTGGCACAATTATCAGGTATGTTATGTTTCACCTTCCGCCACACTCAACTTATCCCTATTTGTTCTAATCGTCGTGATACTCGTGATGCATTTTGAGTGTAATTACTTGCCCGTTGCCTATGTCAATTGTCCTGTTTTCTACGTCGCCCTCTTCCGATTCGGCATCTTTGTGTGGAGATTGATAACTTCTAATATTATCTTCGAAAGTCGTATTGTCGTAAACATTTTGATCAGCCTTAAAGATAATATCACATATTGCTTGTTGTACAGAATTTTTAGTGCTCTCGCTGTACTTTTTCATCTTATAAGCTATGAAGTTAGTGAATGACTTAATTTCTTCAAGAGTATCATCTGGGTGCCGATTCGGTATGGGCAACAAGGGTGGCACAGTCGTTGGTGGTGATGCAGCCACTTGCACTGGTGATGACACTGTTGACGCAACGTCTACTGTGCTGACGGTCACTTGACTCGGATTAGGTTTTGCGCAAACGTTTGGATGAACTGTACCTATCTTGGAAGTTGTCGAttttttacttttctttttGCTTTCGGTTTTCTTTTCATTGTAATGTTCtattaatgattttttaatagcTGTAGGTCCATCCTCACAGCCGTCGTCTAACATTCCCTGGGAAAAAAAGTTTACATAAGCATCCATAACATATAAAATCGAACTAAAAGTAGGTCTACCGAGGATTGAATACATAAATGTGTCCAAGTTTACTAGTGTCCCACTTTGTCGATTCTAATCACCGAGTTACGAGCAGTTTAGTGAAAAACTGGCAAAACTTACCGAAAATAGGTTTTCCCGTATCccgtattttgtttttctttaatgagCTTTTAAGTGGTGGCAACTGTAGTGGTTTATGAATTTTGTATAGACACTAGTAAAGTTATAAGAAACATACGTATGTGTCTAACAACATCATATTTTTAGCtaagctattattattattattattatgtttatgtGGGCCTTTGACTGTCGCTTCGACCAAGctgtgatctattgtgacggccctttaaagttcattactaatgcccgttgaatccaggaaattccagattctttgggccgtaatgctctgtacctcatagggttccagtatatgtcgccctaggtaggtacttcttttggaCATTAGTGGTCCGCAGGAGCAGAGGATGTGCatagcagtctcctctgactcttggcagaacctgcatgtcgcatcttgttttttCCCTATTTGAAACatgtgtttgttcaacttgcagtgtccagtcaaaATTCTAGTCACCGCACAAGTTTTGTGTCTTTTGAGCCCtagaagctccttagcagttttgctgttgaaccctttgattagagctttcgagtgttcttgtccttttaCGAACTTCCACCTAAGTTAAGTAGCTAAGCTATTATTAGCCCAAAGCATTTTTAGGTGGTCTATAAGCCAACCTGATCAATCGATAGTATGATCATAGATTGTTCTTTCGTTTAGGGATCGAACGATGGATTGTCgactagttatttttatttgtctaCTGACTAATAGTCACTTTATTACTCATCGGTCATCAAGCCATAaacatacaaaatataaattatattattattttataaattttgtatACGCTCggcatatttataattttatttctatataCCGATAAATATACTCCAGTACGGATATgctggtcgttcttgtctaagtgacagcgtgataaaacggtgtccgtcactttctatcccacgatgttaaaaagtgacagttattttatcacgtggataaagatggataaaaccatccttaatacgccggctggagtactatcagctgtaaaaatagttattggtagctaatttgttagcaccttatatacaAAATCGATAAAATTAAAGCGAAGGGATCATGAACCTATAACTATTTACTTCGATCATTGCAGCAGCCGTAGACGATTAATTTAACCTTAATTTTCTCCGTTGCCGCTTTTTCACTCGTGCAACTTTAAAGATTGAAatgaaaataactatttcataaATACACATAGACTCCATTTTTTTTCACTTATAGATAGCGTGTTACGTAGCTTTTAGGTACTAACTACTCCATAACCACAATAGTGGAACCTTCGCTCAAAAAATGACACAAATAAATGTAAGGTGCTATACTGTTATATGATCGCGCAATCGACATGACAGTATGATAATAACAGTGTCTGTCTTTGTAAATCGTGCGATTTGCCAAGACAGACACTGTTATTATCATGGTACATTGTATCACAATGTCCGTCCAATGTCCGCTACCCGCAGCTACTTTAGATGTCATAGCTACTATATTTAGGTATCTCACCGTTGTTTGGCGTTTTCTTTCCGATTGTTTGTCGATCAGAAACGCCATTTGTTCGAAGGCGAACCAGGTACTCGTGTACGTCGCATCGTCTGCAAGTAAAGATAATATCAATGAACACGTGTGAAGTTAAAGATAggtaagtaaacaaataaatatttaccatGTATTAGGAACGCATTCGTTTCAAtgctattgtacctaataaagGATTTATTCATGAAGCAACCAAGTATTTACATATTAGTCACTTTTATAATTCGATAAATatggtaattgcgtcagtttaccgtccagtgtcagtttctgtccacttgacggattaggaaataataaatttcattttaaatttgctacttgcgaaatatattttttatgtgcctagattgataaataattgtttagatattaaggagtgcaataagtccaaatatGTGCAGCAacgaaggtttatattcaaatttcgtcaagtgggcGAAAAATAgagccggacgaaaactagcgcaatgaccctctCATTATTCTTACCTGGTGAATCCCTGATGCTGTTCATAATTTTGGATTTCTCTCTTCTAAACGATGATGACAAAATTACCATTTTATGCTTGCACACATCTGGTGGCATATTTAACGCTGCGCCAATTCCTTCCCAAGCCTCGGGCTTCATGGCCTTTTTGAAAAAGAACGGATCCTTTGGGTCCCATAGCATAGGACGTTTCCTGTATTCGTGTATCAGTTTAATGCAGAGTTCTTCTGTCCAGTCATCGTTGGGTGCTGTCACCATAATTATACTGTTTATGATCACAAGTTCCTAAACACGCGTCAATACTAGTTCGCAGGAGCGATACACTGATTAAAAAATGGCGGCTCGCTCAAGCCGTCGGTTGCTGTAACCACCTGCCTATATTTCCATCTCGTTCACGCGTAGCATCTTGGAGCGAGCGCAAAAGGGTCAGAAAGTGACGCGTGCGGTTTGTCCTCTATGATTGGCGCTCGGTCAACGCTCCGTTGCTGTAGCGTCATATCATAGCCGTGTGCGTGTGACGAACGTCTTGTCTAGTGTTTTGTAGATGGCGCGCTTTTCGCGGCGCGCTGTGGTTTGATCGTGTTTGCGCTTGCGCGCAGGCATTATCGTTATTCGTTTTTAACGATAATGCCTGTTTACATGTTTTTATCATCTACAAACAAATCGGAtgataaatatgaaaataaataccTTAATACCTAGTTTTGATTGTAATTGTCTCTTTATGATAGCATAAcacgaatgttttttttttaataaatgaatGCGTTAATTGAATTaagtataaactgaaatagatgtcataaattataaattaaagaaaaaccggacaagtgtagTGGTGAGACtacttaaaaacacaaataaaaaaatatttaatacaataattcatTGTTCCCTTGTtgtgaatgaaatgaaatcgaactctaaaattttaaatgctaGCGAGAACCATCTGAATAGGCAGGTATATTCTAAGAAAACTAAACGACCCGTGAACATATAATCACAATGATAACGGGCTAATAAACACGATCTGTTCAAAAGATACAATACGTGTAATGGCATGGAGACGCCGGCCAAGGCCGATTAAATTGatgtaataggtaggtacttacctgcGTAGCTTGCGCAATATTTTAAACCATATTTCTATATATTAGTTTGACACTTATTTGATACCTATTAATTTGACATTGTGTTTTTTATTACTTCCTAATTTCTTAATAGTGGTGTAGtagtttttattttctgtttaatGTTCTATTTCTTtttggatttttatttttaactgacATATAATTATTGACGACTTCttgtaaatattaatttaatttaatctttTGCCACACCCCAAGGGGTTTCATGTACGGTATATAATGTATAGTATGTTTAATGCAAAtaaagaaatgaatgaatgaatattaaGTGGACCGCTAGACTGTTACCTTAACTGTTGAGTTAGTATTTTCGTAGTTATGTATGTACTACTactactccgttggctcagcgacccaaaatgagacttggcctccgacacaagacagcgccacttttctcggtcctgtgcgacctctcgccaattgctgactcgaagttcgcgcaggtccgcctccaccatgtcgcaccagcgatatctggggcgtccgataggacgtcttccCGCTGGATGGCTCAGGTATGCTCTTTTCACGTTCCGATCTTCATCTATTCTCTCGACGTGGCCCAACCAACGGAGTCTGTGAGCTTTAGTCTCTCCCATGATGTTAGGTTCAGCGACTAGGTCTTCGATCTCACAGTcagttatgtatgtatattaaattaatagAATAGATAGTCAATGAATTCCTCATTAATAAAAGTCGTAGAGTACTTAATCTGTTTATTAAGTCACCAAATttcattatgaatattatgatgtGTTATGtcatatgtgtatgtatgtatttaaataaattgaataaatagcCAATGAATTCCCAATTAATAAAAGTctgcatattaaattaaaagtaagTATGTAATTAATAAAGGTTCTTCATAAACACTGGCCTATTTTATATCAGCTTCTAGTTTCTCTCTAACTTCCTTGTTTAGTGGTAAAGTGCGGGCGGAACAACCAACATTACACGTCTTCTCAATATGGTCATTTAGGATAATGCACTTGTTTACTTAAGGTAGTGTTGTTCTCGTATAACTAACTGTAGTCTGTATACTTGCTATTTTGCAAACAGTGCAACGTGGGACTAAAGAACGCGGAGGCTCCCAACCTGGAAATGTGCGGTCGAATACctaaataagttattataaataaatatatactttaaGTGCTATAAATGTCTGTGGCCTAAATTAGAAAATTTTGTTAGCGTCCAGTGAAAATGGGGAGCATTGCTATAAAATTACAATAGGCCTAATTGTAATTATTTAGGTGAGCGGCCCAGTCGACTTCTCTCGGGTCTAGAAGTAATCGGAaagcttaacacattcaatacca carries:
- the LOC134803275 gene encoding uncharacterized protein LOC134803275 — protein: MVTAPNDDWTEELCIKLIHEYRKRPMLWDPKDPFFFKKAMKPEAWEGIGAALNMPPDVCKHKMVILSSSFRREKSKIMNSIRDSPDDATYTSTWFAFEQMAFLIDKQSERKRQTTGMLDDGCEDGPTAIKKSLIEHYNEKKTESKKKSKKSTTSKIGTVHPNVCAKPNPSQVTVSTVDVASTVSSPVQVAASPPTTVPPLLPIPNRHPDDTLEEIKSFTNFIAYKMKKYSESTKNSVQQAICDIIFKADQNVYDNTTFEDNIRSYQSPHKDAESEEGDVENRTIDIGNGQVITLKMHHEYHDD